Genomic DNA from Trypanosoma brucei brucei TREU927 chromosome 9, whole genome shotgun sequence:
GAATGGTGACGGAAACTATTCCAGTCACACGAACACCAGGGAGGGTATATGCTCGTCGCACTTTTCTTGTGCCCCCGCTgcatatatgcgtgtgtgcatgtataGTAGGTAATCTCTTTCTACTTCATCGCTTCTTGCATTTACATTGTCGTttttgtattattattattatttttttttttttttggtatacGTGATTGTATACATTTGTACGCACGCGCCGGATGGTGATAATTTTTGTAGAAGTAAGGAGATAACTGGAGTAGGAAGCCCAGACGTGAAGTGTTGCGCCCGATCAGGCCTTCACGCACTggatttatttttcttttggcgtTTACTTCTCGACGGTGCCTCTGGGTGGATGTATGGCATTAGTGAAGATGGTGGGGCTTTTGCTGAGTGTTATTTTGCACAGTACCCACTAGGAATGGGCAAaacgccaccaccgccatTTGTTCGCGAAGCGGTTCTTGCCCTACGGAAACATACAGACCGCTCTCCACCTTCTTCTACAGATAAATCGCTAGCACTTGTACCGGCGACGGCAGCACTTTCGAGTCACGAAGCCACAGAGGGTAATGTTTCGGGTAATTCGGACAAGCTTGCGCAAACAACGGAGAGGACACGTGAGGCGTTAGAACTGGTGTTGCAGGAGCGccggaaagaagaggaagaaagggactTCAGTGGCCGAAACCTAAAGCGTGGCCAGCGAAAAAAGCCAGCACTTGAGTTGACCCTCTCCGCTGACGTTGCAGCCGTTGGGATGCACGACCCGGCACCCATTGTGCGATCTCCTACCAAAGTCCCAAAAGAGCCAGCAGATTTCTCCGGCGATCGTAATGGAAATACATCTTCTGCCAGTACCACCGTCGTGCCGTTCAGCATTAGCAACTGGAAGAATAAACGCAAGTTGATCATATCCCTGGAGCAGCGCATTGCTCAGCACGCCGAGGCTCGACCGGTGGGTGGTGAGAGTATTAGCGATAATGTGATGCAGCTGGCCGTTGCGATGCAGCAGGCAAGAAAAGAGGTGGAAGCCGAACAACTTGCCCGTGAGAAGGCGCGaatggaagaagaggaacgaCGGCAGGCGGAGCGGGAGGCCGAAGCTACCCAGCGGGCGAAAGAAATACTGGAGAAAACGGCATCAGATGCATTGCATTCATCAGGtgacagaaagaaagaaactcgAGAAGAACGGCTTGAGCGTATTCGGCTGGAGAGGGAGCTGCGGGAGCGAGAGAAGCAGCAAGAATTGCGGCAACGTCGTTTGGCCAAGGCTGCCACGCGCTTAGGCATGTCAGTGGAGGCGCTTGAAGCCGATGAGGAACTGTTGAAGAATATTGATAACCCAACAACTACCCGTATTGGCGCTGGTTCCGACTATATTTGCCCTCCTAGTGGTGGCGGCGTATCGACAGGGAACAAAGCCGCTGGAGCAGGCCAAAGTGAATATGGTGAGCGCCCGCCAACGCTACACGCTGACGAATTGGAGGAGGACACTCGCCCCCCTGGAACCTGCGGCATCCGTAAAGGTGTTTTTGGCTCAGCGGTCATAAGTAACGAGGGTATCCGTCGCGAGATGGAAGCACTGGCTAAGTtggaagagggagggagtgAGCCAAAGGATGGGCTGCGGCTTGTCGGTGACGATGACCTGTCAAGCGGcgatgatgaagatgatgggTTAGGAATGGACAAACtcatgaagaagaaaaagaagcgccGTCTGTAGCGGCAcaattgtttcttcttccagtGTGTATACTTGTGTGGTCGTTCCTTATTTGTTACTTCCCTTTGGCAGTGTTGGAGTTCTTTATGAGGGTACAGACATCTGGCTCTGCTTTAGGTTGTGTTTGGTtgagcgtttttttttttttagaattcCTTTTCCGTTGGGTATTCCCatttcctctttctgttgaactgtttttttttctccatcataagaaaagggagaagagtTGTAGGGCTAGTGTGTGAAGAGTTTGTTTACCAATAGGAGACACACACTTgaggaaataaaagacgCGTATCGTACGGCAGGTAATTAAAGGCTAAAGTGTAATAGACGGATACAAGAAAGTGTGTGGACTCAGATCACTCTCACGGGCTCGCACACTCTCTGCATTacaatatttttctttttatcactGTCCTCCATTGGATTTTGGTATTGTCACTACTCTTGACATCACGGGCCACCAGACATATTTAACCGGACCTAGCCTCGGCTAACTGTTTAATACACCGAAGACGACGACGGAGGACGCTTAAATCttcgtgttgtttctttcgGCGTGTTGTAATGCACCGTGCTAATATTATATTACGCACTGCGGTCACGGCCGCCAATGCCAATGCCGTATTGACAGGGGAAGGTCGGCCCTTCTCTATGGTGACACGGGAGGTTAAGGCCATGCAGAATCACATTTCCAGCCTTGTCGCTAACAAGGAAAATGAAGTGCTGGATTACGCCGGTAAGTACGTGCTGTCGTCTGGGGGAAAGCTGCTGCGGCCCACATTAGTAGCAATGATGGCCCATGCACTCGTGCCGCCGCACATGAGTCAGCAGTTTCAGGCCAGTGATATTGGATCACTAGACGATATTCCTTCCGGCACGATCCGCCCCTTTTTGCGGCTTGGGGAGGTTACAGAACTTATACACACCGCTGCGTTGGTACACGATGATGTGATTGACGATAGTGAGATGCGCCGCGGGAAGCCTGCACTGCATTGCGTGCACGATGTCAAGCGTGCCGTGCTCGCGGGTGACTTCCTGCTAGCGCGGGCCTCACTGTGGATTGCTTCCCTATGTGTCCCTCGCATAGTGGTGTTGATGACCACAGCTTTAGAGGACTTAACGCGTGGGGAGATGATGCAAATGGAGGGCTGCTTTGATCTTGAAAGGTACGAAGAGAAGACGTACTGTAAGACGGGTTCGCTTATTGCTAATTCCCTAGCAGCCACGGCGGTGCTTGCGGATCCCTCGAACTCTGCCCATGAAGTCGCTGCTGGGGAGTATGGCAGGCGGTTAGGCATTGCATTTCAAATCGTGGACGACTGCCTCGACATCACAGGAGATGAAAAAAACCTTGGAAAACGGACAATGGTGGATATGAAGGCAGGAATCGCCACCTTACCCACTCTTCTCGCCGCGAGGCAGGACAGTAAAGTGGATGCCGCAGTGCGCCGCCGCTTTAAGGAGCCCGGCGACGCGGAGATTTGTGTGGAGGCTATCGAGCGTCACGGTTGTGTTATGGAGGCGTTACAGCACGCAGATCAGCACTGCCGACGTGGCATTGCGGCGCTACGCACTCTGCATGAGTCGCCTGCTCGTGAGCGGCTAGAAGCGGCGATGAATCTCCTCCTGACACGGGAATTGTGAGCGCATCatttttactctttcttccctcccccccccacacactcGGCAACAGTTCCCCCTCTCTGTTAAGATCTGCTGCGATTTGGTTCAGCGACATTTTATTTGTAGGCCCGTgccaccttttccttccaagTTTTGGTTCTATGGATAACATGAATACGTGTAATTCGTCCACACTTGTCCtacatttttgttccttttcaaTTTTGTTTACCCTGTACTGTTAATCCGCATTGGCGCGCTTTGGAGAGTTACATGAGGGAAGAGAGGCGCTTGTGTCTTATTTCTTATTCCAATCTGTTGCAGGATTGTGCGTGGATTTAGGCCTCCCCGTATCGTCCGTCGTTGGATCCTGGTTTAGTATCTGCTGTCACTATTTTGCAcccttttaccttttttctgGTGTCCCATTTGTTAAGTTGGCTGTAATCGGCTTTTAAACCTCAAGGCGCTTTGAAAGAATAGTTTACAACTTTGTTTCCTATTGAACCATTCGTTTAGTACTGTCAAAGGAAGCAAaggtgtgaagaagaagaaaggacaaaaaaccGAAGAAGCGTATTATTTATtcatctatttatttattagtTAGTGATACCACGCAGATTCAATATCGAAGCATTGATCAACCGTGATtgaacatttaaaaaaatcaatgaTGCGCCGTGCTTCTTACTGCGCGGGCCATGCCTTCACTTCGCTCACCGTCGTTGGGTCCCGTCGATTCTTTCAGGGTGAAAGATGTGAAGCGGAAATTGTAAAACTGACAAAGGAGCGCGGCATCTTCAGTGATGCCTCA
This window encodes:
- a CDS encoding farnesyl pyrophosphate synthetase, putative (similar to Hexaprenyl pyrophosphate synthetase, mitochondrial precursor(EC 2.5.1.-) (HPS). (Swiss- Prot:P18900) (Saccharomyces cerevisiae)) codes for the protein MHRANIILRTAVTAANANAVLTGEGRPFSMVTREVKAMQNHISSLVANKENEVLDYAGKYVLSSGGKLLRPTLVAMMAHALVPPHMSQQFQASDIGSLDDIPSGTIRPFLRLGEVTELIHTAALVHDDVIDDSEMRRGKPALHCVHDVKRAVLAGDFLLARASLWIASLCVPRIVVLMTTALEDLTRGEMMQMEGCFDLERYEEKTYCKTGSLIANSLAATAVLADPSNSAHEVAAGEYGRRLGIAFQIVDDCLDITGDEKNLGKRTMVDMKAGIATLPTLLAARQDSKVDAAVRRRFKEPGDAEICVEAIERHGCVMEALQHADQHCRRGIAALRTLHESPARERLEAAMNLLLTREL